The following are encoded together in the Methanosarcina flavescens genome:
- a CDS encoding DUF116 domain-containing protein, producing the protein MYMPYEFLGKIFIILVLFALVGTGIALIIGAYSFKKHRIIFPGFVLFTLYLFYSPAKWLCKVFRIRDTLVDDILIDVRNAVMHDDFQHVKGKKILLLPQCLRHPNCKARCDPVHGYECKRCGLCDISKISEAADRCSFKVFVVPGGSFVKKIFKEHRPEACLGVACYHELSENMQAVSFVPVQGVLLLRDGCFNTEANVEEIIQKMEMCNV; encoded by the coding sequence ATGTATATGCCTTACGAATTTTTAGGGAAAATATTTATAATCCTGGTATTATTTGCACTTGTAGGAACCGGGATTGCCCTGATTATTGGGGCATATTCGTTCAAAAAGCACAGGATTATTTTTCCAGGATTTGTGTTGTTTACGCTTTATCTTTTCTATTCCCCTGCAAAATGGCTCTGTAAAGTTTTCAGGATAAGGGATACTCTTGTTGACGATATCCTCATTGATGTCCGAAACGCTGTTATGCATGATGATTTCCAGCATGTTAAAGGTAAGAAAATTCTGCTCCTTCCTCAATGTCTGCGCCATCCAAACTGTAAAGCAAGGTGTGATCCCGTACACGGGTATGAATGTAAACGGTGTGGACTATGTGACATCTCAAAAATCTCCGAAGCTGCTGACAGGTGCAGTTTCAAGGTTTTTGTAGTGCCTGGAGGAAGTTTTGTCAAAAAGATCTTTAAGGAGCACAGGCCTGAAGCCTGCCTGGGAGTTGCCTGTTATCATGAGCTTTCCGAAAATATGCAGGCTGTATCGTTTGTTCCTGTGCAAGGTGTTCTTCTTCTAAGGGATGGATGCTTTAATACTGAGGCCAATGTTGAGGAAATAATTCAAAAAATGGAGATGTGTAATGTATAA
- a CDS encoding methanogenesis marker 9 domain-containing protein, whose translation MSDCLFDLHAGYVRFRNPIALAPMAGIVDSAFANQYAGYAGLVVLGAFNLDKGSMEVASDLTSRGRKEFISDEPLELIKREIRAVNSGSAVAVNVRSTTLEPLIEAAKLVKEEGAILELNAHCKQPEMLKAGMGEALLRDLPRLSAWIKAIKETGVVLSVKVRANIVNDVKLARLIDKAGADIIHVDAMLEGFGADLDAISNYRDATRLFIIGNNSVTDFAAAKDMFSRGADMVSVARGTMENPNLIKELVEGATSYQESIGWYNAPKHVCSEGDFRALAFCCLPVKHCPVHGKYKKLGYTAEEFARTKMEFARGTMLEYGEDTCFGSLVWCCKITKPCWIRDGVLNTIGLSDAEYMKLKEKLAKYVLDHARIPVNESH comes from the coding sequence ATGAGTGATTGTCTATTTGATTTGCATGCTGGTTATGTCCGTTTTAGAAACCCTATCGCACTGGCGCCAATGGCCGGAATTGTTGACAGCGCTTTTGCCAACCAGTATGCAGGCTATGCCGGGCTCGTAGTGCTTGGAGCCTTCAATCTTGATAAAGGATCTATGGAAGTTGCATCAGACCTTACATCTCGGGGTAGGAAAGAGTTCATTTCCGATGAACCTCTGGAGCTTATAAAAAGGGAAATTCGGGCGGTAAACTCTGGAAGTGCGGTTGCTGTAAACGTAAGAAGCACCACCCTTGAACCCCTGATTGAAGCTGCAAAACTTGTAAAGGAAGAAGGGGCAATTCTTGAATTAAACGCTCACTGCAAGCAGCCTGAAATGCTTAAAGCGGGTATGGGAGAAGCCCTTTTGCGTGACCTTCCAAGACTCTCTGCCTGGATAAAGGCAATAAAAGAAACCGGAGTCGTGCTTTCTGTGAAGGTGCGGGCAAATATAGTAAATGATGTCAAACTTGCCAGGCTTATTGATAAGGCTGGAGCTGATATTATCCATGTGGATGCCATGCTCGAAGGTTTTGGGGCAGACCTTGATGCAATTTCAAATTACAGGGACGCTACAAGGCTCTTTATTATAGGCAACAATTCGGTTACTGATTTTGCCGCCGCAAAGGATATGTTTTCCCGGGGAGCTGACATGGTCTCTGTTGCAAGAGGGACTATGGAAAACCCCAATCTCATAAAGGAACTCGTAGAAGGTGCCACTTCGTATCAGGAGTCAATAGGCTGGTATAATGCTCCCAAACACGTTTGCAGTGAAGGGGACTTCAGAGCTCTGGCTTTCTGCTGCCTTCCGGTAAAACATTGCCCTGTGCATGGGAAATACAAAAAGCTGGGATATACCGCAGAAGAGTTCGCCCGGACAAAAATGGAGTTTGCCAGAGGAACCATGCTTGAGTATGGAGAGGATACCTGTTTCGGCAGCCTTGTCTGGTGCTGTAAGATTACAAAACCCTGCTGGATCAGGGACGGCGTACTGAATACGATCGGTCTCTCTGACGCGGAGTACATGAAGCTTAAAGAAAAGCTGGCAAAATATGTCCTTGACCACGCCAGGATTCCTGTAAATGAATCCCACTAA
- a CDS encoding dihydromethanopterin reductase (acceptor) yields the protein MSFQRIAWGITGAGHFLDRSYQVFKELKLRNPELSINTYVSRAAEEVLRMYGLEQKLVKISGGDYLEEVFRESEQGSSSPKVGRFLLDRYDALFVTPATSNTVSKIAYGIADSLVTNAVAQAVKGRVPVYIVPVDIEGSIISEMPYNIDRKQCRHCETCPPRENCPHGAISEKNGVTDQIELLKCKGCGACKELCPYNAIKGGPVEVLVRDVDMRNVEIVKGLQGITVLESPEAILELF from the coding sequence ATGAGTTTTCAGAGAATTGCATGGGGTATTACAGGAGCAGGTCATTTCCTGGACCGCAGTTATCAGGTCTTTAAAGAACTTAAACTCAGAAACCCCGAACTTTCCATAAACACATATGTCTCAAGGGCAGCCGAAGAAGTTCTCCGGATGTACGGGCTTGAGCAGAAGCTTGTTAAAATCTCAGGTGGGGACTACCTGGAAGAGGTTTTCAGGGAAAGCGAGCAGGGCTCAAGTTCCCCCAAAGTCGGGCGTTTTCTCCTTGACAGGTATGATGCCCTCTTCGTTACGCCTGCAACTTCAAACACGGTCTCGAAAATCGCCTACGGAATTGCCGATTCCCTTGTAACCAATGCCGTTGCCCAGGCCGTTAAAGGAAGGGTCCCGGTCTATATCGTACCTGTGGACATTGAAGGTTCGATAATATCCGAAATGCCCTACAACATTGATAGGAAACAGTGCAGGCACTGTGAGACCTGTCCTCCCCGGGAAAACTGTCCTCATGGAGCAATTTCCGAGAAAAATGGCGTTACGGACCAGATAGAACTCCTTAAATGCAAAGGCTGCGGGGCCTGCAAAGAACTCTGTCCCTACAATGCTATCAAGGGTGGGCCTGTTGAAGTCCTTGTCAGGGACGTGGACATGCGAAATGTTGAGATTGTAAAAGGACTGCAAGGAATAACTGTACTCGAAAGCCCTGAAGCCATTCTGGAGCTTTTCTGA
- a CDS encoding ABC transporter ATP-binding protein — protein sequence MSLKAENISKRYGSGLLREGKCIFREVSFELEPGKTFGLMGPSGEGKSTLGRIIAGLESPTDGAVLLNGNPLSGMKKAEYAAFRHRVQMMFQDPTDSFNPRKRIEHSISEVLKLLNNQETKRLQSTKEMLKTIGLPEEVLARYPAQLSGGQLQRLALGRILLLEPEYIVLDEPTSALDVSVQAQILHLLKKVQDEQGIGYLLISHDEAVIRFMSERIGMLKKGKLDMIRT from the coding sequence GTGTCCCTGAAAGCAGAAAACATCTCAAAGAGATACGGGTCCGGCCTGCTGCGTGAGGGAAAATGCATTTTCCGGGAAGTGTCGTTTGAACTTGAACCCGGGAAAACCTTCGGGCTGATGGGGCCCTCGGGGGAAGGAAAAAGCACGCTCGGAAGAATTATTGCAGGGCTTGAAAGCCCCACCGATGGCGCAGTTCTTCTTAACGGGAACCCGCTTTCCGGGATGAAAAAAGCCGAATACGCAGCTTTCCGCCACAGGGTCCAGATGATGTTCCAGGACCCTACAGATTCTTTTAACCCCAGGAAACGGATCGAGCACTCTATCTCCGAAGTCCTGAAACTGCTCAATAACCAGGAAACCAAAAGACTTCAGAGCACAAAAGAAATGCTGAAGACGATAGGCCTTCCTGAAGAGGTGCTTGCCCGCTACCCGGCCCAGCTCTCAGGCGGACAGCTCCAGCGCCTTGCCCTCGGCAGAATTCTCCTTCTCGAACCGGAATACATTGTGCTTGACGAGCCTACCTCAGCACTTGACGTTTCGGTCCAGGCCCAGATCCTACACCTTTTGAAAAAGGTCCAGGACGAACAGGGGATAGGCTACCTCCTGATCTCCCATGACGAAGCCGTCATCCGCTTCATGTCGGAGAGGATTGGAATGCTTAAAAAAGGGAAGCTGGACATGATTAGAACATGA
- a CDS encoding ABC transporter ATP-binding protein — protein MNPLLEVKDLIVSFQENETENKNKNKNEDKNEDKNETVTAVSCLSFSIREKETLALVGETGCGKSVVAHAIMRLLPPESRVKGAIEFRGKNLLEMSEKEMAKFRGKEISIIFQNPSLALNPVYSIGHQLAEPFRIHGQEKKKEKGNTTLSKVSGALKRVGFSNPHEYMGYYPSWCSGGMNQRFLIAASTMLDPALLIADEPSKGLDRDRVSELENELKNLKEKNENALLLISHDLGFVRRLADRVAVMYAGEIIEIAGPSSLFESPRHPYTRGLLNSLPENGFVPIPGSSPPLSNPPAGCRFHPRCRIKEKRCMQEHPELKESNGSAVRCFLCP, from the coding sequence ATGAACCCCCTGCTGGAAGTAAAAGACCTCATCGTTTCGTTCCAGGAAAATGAAACCGAGAACAAAAACAAGAACAAAAACGAAGATAAAAATGAAGATAAAAACGAAACAGTGACCGCGGTTTCCTGCCTATCATTTTCGATAAGGGAAAAAGAAACACTGGCCCTTGTAGGAGAGACCGGGTGCGGGAAATCTGTCGTTGCACATGCTATTATGCGTCTTCTGCCCCCGGAATCCAGAGTTAAGGGTGCAATCGAATTTAGAGGTAAAAACCTCCTGGAGATGAGCGAAAAAGAGATGGCAAAATTCAGGGGAAAAGAGATCTCAATCATTTTCCAGAACCCTTCTCTCGCTTTAAATCCCGTATATTCCATAGGGCATCAGCTTGCAGAACCCTTCCGAATTCACGGGCAGGAAAAAAAGAAAGAAAAAGGGAATACCACCCTCTCAAAAGTTTCAGGAGCCCTTAAAAGAGTGGGTTTTTCAAATCCTCATGAATACATGGGTTACTACCCCTCCTGGTGTTCCGGAGGAATGAACCAGAGGTTCCTGATCGCGGCCTCAACCATGCTTGACCCCGCCCTACTTATAGCAGACGAACCTAGCAAAGGGCTTGACAGAGACCGCGTATCCGAACTTGAAAATGAACTGAAAAATCTGAAAGAGAAGAATGAAAATGCCCTGCTTCTGATAAGCCACGACCTTGGCTTTGTGAGGCGACTTGCAGACAGGGTTGCAGTAATGTATGCAGGAGAAATAATTGAGATTGCTGGCCCTTCAAGCTTATTTGAAAGCCCGCGCCACCCTTACACCCGGGGACTGCTTAACAGCCTGCCGGAAAATGGTTTTGTGCCCATACCCGGTTCATCTCCGCCTCTCAGCAACCCGCCTGCAGGCTGCAGGTTCCATCCGAGATGCCGCATTAAGGAAAAACGCTGTATGCAGGAACATCCCGAACTTAAAGAAAGCAATGGAAGTGCAGTGAGGTGTTTTTTGTGTCCCTGA
- a CDS encoding triphosphoribosyl-dephospho-CoA synthase, translating to MNPTNTVFSCHTPGGESLTSSLIARCAQLAMLLEVSASPKPGNVDREHNYPDTCFEHFVASSVAVYPVLELAAKNTGRIGVLLRSAVYESSAWQQGGNTHFGAFLLLIPLSMAAGELSREQSSCGKAGFRLEIGEFEELASRAHSFVRSTDCEDAVDFYRAFGHAGVRVNSVEEFDLKDPESTSDLRKQNITLYSLMEIARDYDLIANEWTTGFGRCLEGAKSILEFMQARNCSAEALTGGSVSICSGTGINEAVVYTFLKLLSMNRDTFIQTKFDAETADYVSSRAGKILSDWEISGKRAGDFASILPDVQEFDSELLEKRINPGSTADIIIAGLFIALLGGLRF from the coding sequence ATGAATCCCACTAACACTGTTTTTTCCTGTCATACACCTGGAGGAGAATCTCTTACCTCAAGCCTGATCGCGCGCTGTGCACAGCTTGCTATGCTGCTTGAAGTCTCAGCTTCTCCGAAACCAGGGAATGTTGATAGGGAACATAACTATCCCGATACCTGTTTTGAGCATTTTGTTGCCTCTTCGGTTGCCGTCTACCCTGTCCTTGAGCTTGCTGCAAAGAACACAGGAAGGATAGGGGTGCTTCTCAGGAGTGCAGTTTACGAAAGCTCTGCCTGGCAGCAGGGAGGAAACACGCATTTTGGGGCTTTTTTACTCCTGATCCCTCTGTCAATGGCTGCAGGCGAACTTTCAAGGGAACAGTCCAGCTGCGGTAAAGCAGGTTTCAGGCTTGAGATCGGAGAATTTGAGGAGCTCGCTTCCCGTGCCCATTCCTTTGTCCGGTCAACGGACTGTGAAGATGCCGTTGATTTTTACAGGGCTTTCGGACATGCAGGGGTCAGGGTAAACAGCGTTGAGGAATTTGACCTTAAAGACCCTGAATCAACTTCAGATCTAAGAAAACAGAATATTACCCTTTACTCTCTTATGGAGATTGCCAGGGACTATGACCTGATCGCAAATGAGTGGACCACAGGTTTCGGGCGCTGCCTTGAGGGAGCAAAAAGCATTCTTGAGTTCATGCAGGCACGAAACTGCAGTGCAGAAGCTTTGACAGGAGGGTCGGTTTCGATCTGCTCTGGCACAGGAATCAATGAGGCCGTAGTATACACTTTTCTGAAACTGCTTTCAATGAATAGGGATACCTTTATCCAGACCAAGTTTGATGCCGAAACTGCGGATTATGTCTCTTCCAGAGCAGGCAAGATTCTTTCAGACTGGGAAATATCAGGAAAAAGGGCAGGAGACTTTGCCTCAATTCTTCCTGATGTACAGGAATTTGATTCCGAGCTTCTGGAAAAAAGGATTAACCCGGGCTCTACGGCAGATATCATTATTGCAGGGCTTTTTATTGCCCTTCTTGGAGGACTACGTTTTTGA
- a CDS encoding DUF447 domain-containing protein yields the protein MKKFDESGDSCKPDIDLSEYGILEGISETIVSTGLDTPNAAPIGIIRKNQKIFVRIFKGSHTGENLVREGVLVANVVYDPLLLVRSTFFDIESSEFDFVDIGGKKFPVLKSAISWVAFRCTNIKNTEQTVVSDLIPLGAGFFEANRRAIPAPNRGFNAVLEAAVHATRYKLTGDKKYLEWIMHYESLASRCGGEGEKKAMKLLYEVLGL from the coding sequence TTGAAGAAATTTGATGAATCCGGAGATAGCTGTAAACCAGATATCGACCTCTCCGAATACGGGATTCTGGAAGGCATCTCTGAGACAATCGTAAGTACCGGGCTTGATACTCCCAATGCGGCCCCTATCGGGATTATAAGGAAAAACCAGAAGATCTTTGTCCGCATTTTCAAAGGCAGCCATACCGGGGAAAACCTGGTTCGGGAAGGGGTTCTTGTAGCAAACGTGGTATACGACCCCCTGCTCCTTGTACGTTCCACTTTCTTTGACATTGAATCTTCCGAATTCGATTTTGTGGACATTGGCGGGAAAAAGTTTCCTGTCCTTAAATCGGCCATTTCCTGGGTGGCTTTCAGGTGCACCAACATCAAGAATACGGAACAGACTGTGGTATCCGACCTCATTCCTCTTGGAGCGGGCTTTTTTGAGGCGAACAGGAGAGCGATTCCGGCCCCTAACCGCGGCTTTAATGCCGTGCTTGAGGCTGCTGTCCATGCAACCCGCTATAAGCTTACAGGAGACAAAAAATACCTCGAATGGATAATGCATTACGAGAGCCTTGCTTCCAGATGCGGGGGCGAGGGTGAAAAGAAAGCTATGAAATTGCTTTATGAAGTACTCGGGCTTTAA
- a CDS encoding geranylgeranyl reductase family protein — translation MYDLIIVGGGPSGASAGRTAGKRGLLTLLIEKENFPRYKPCGGALSSYGLSCLDFKLPEHVIERNISKVRVHFRDRFVEGVKEPDLALLISRKVFDNFLLEKARETGIEIRTGERVLDCIEKDDHVEVRTTDNTYLGRFVLIAEGSGGTLKYKVRPRDKRTDYGIGLTSEIPAEDEAIRTRFPGTIDIHFGIAQGGYGWIFPHSGYYSAGIVGTAQYLKHPKKVLLDFLQENNLPGNFPFHSHIIPKGGIKRKIINSRLLLSGDAAGFVDAFTGEGISYAIRSGQLAAEAVANLVMYSLKLSSLKAYESSCRKELGNYLAGSLKMEKIMHRFPGISFKLTVNNREILDKYLDEVVIGRNYKDYVRWLLLNFCLAEPVSRIKSLTLEGSDKNGTRREK, via the coding sequence ATGTACGATCTAATTATAGTAGGAGGAGGACCTTCAGGAGCATCGGCAGGAAGGACAGCCGGGAAAAGGGGACTTTTAACCCTTTTAATTGAAAAAGAAAATTTTCCAAGGTACAAGCCCTGTGGGGGGGCTCTATCCTCTTACGGTTTATCCTGCCTGGATTTTAAGCTCCCTGAACACGTAATCGAGAGAAATATCTCAAAGGTAAGGGTTCATTTCCGGGATCGCTTTGTAGAGGGAGTGAAAGAACCTGATCTTGCCCTGCTTATTTCCAGGAAAGTCTTTGATAACTTTCTGCTTGAGAAAGCCAGAGAAACCGGAATTGAGATTCGTACAGGGGAGAGAGTTCTGGATTGCATTGAAAAAGATGATCATGTTGAAGTCAGGACCACGGATAATACCTACCTGGGCAGGTTCGTGCTTATTGCAGAAGGTTCAGGTGGAACCCTTAAATATAAAGTAAGGCCGAGAGACAAAAGAACAGATTACGGGATAGGTCTTACATCGGAAATCCCTGCTGAGGATGAAGCAATAAGGACCCGGTTCCCGGGAACTATAGATATTCATTTCGGGATTGCGCAGGGAGGGTATGGCTGGATCTTTCCTCATTCAGGATATTATTCTGCAGGGATTGTTGGAACAGCTCAGTACCTGAAGCATCCGAAAAAAGTACTGCTGGACTTTCTGCAGGAAAACAACTTACCAGGGAATTTTCCTTTCCATTCCCATATTATCCCCAAAGGTGGAATTAAGAGAAAAATCATCAATTCAAGGCTGCTCCTGAGCGGAGATGCAGCCGGGTTTGTAGATGCTTTTACGGGAGAAGGCATTTCATACGCCATCCGATCAGGACAGCTTGCTGCGGAAGCAGTTGCCAATCTTGTTATGTATAGCCTGAAATTAAGCAGCCTTAAAGCCTACGAATCCAGCTGCAGGAAGGAGCTCGGTAATTATCTTGCCGGTTCTCTTAAAATGGAAAAAATAATGCATCGCTTTCCTGGGATCTCTTTTAAACTGACTGTCAACAACAGAGAGATCCTGGATAAATATCTGGACGAGGTGGTAATCGGCAGGAATTATAAGGATTACGTCCGCTGGTTACTATTGAATTTCTGCCTGGCTGAACCTGTCTCCAGAATAAAGTCTCTTACACTGGAAGGGTCCGACAAAAATGGAACAAGAAGGGAAAAATAA
- a CDS encoding ABC transporter permease, producing the protein MMQKEIYIQESPRQWKDFIAHYLNLDIRKYEKAFKKFNRGGLFLFFFFLILALFPSLFAPYPPTERFVSYEPPSVAHLLGTNDIGNDILSELVYGARISMMVGFASACISTLIGLMIGLCSGYFRGTMDELLMGFTDVVLIIPKIPLIIIIGAFLHPSIWTLILVLGLLSWESIARVVRSKTLQIREAGYVKSAQCMGFSSFHIMASDIFPNLIHVLLPKFMLATASAMISEASLSFLGLGDINMKSWGIMLSFAFSRGGFIRDMWWWYIPPGVCITLCVMSIALIGFGFEGKDENGKRGVDAE; encoded by the coding sequence ATGATGCAAAAGGAAATATACATACAGGAAAGTCCCAGGCAGTGGAAAGACTTTATAGCTCATTATTTAAACCTCGATATCCGAAAATATGAAAAAGCATTTAAAAAATTCAACCGGGGAGGACTTTTTCTCTTCTTCTTTTTCCTTATCCTTGCCCTGTTTCCCTCTCTTTTTGCCCCTTACCCCCCTACCGAACGTTTCGTTTCCTATGAACCGCCATCTGTTGCCCACCTCCTTGGGACAAACGATATAGGAAATGACATACTCTCGGAGCTGGTTTACGGAGCAAGAATCTCTATGATGGTGGGCTTTGCCTCTGCCTGCATATCAACCTTAATAGGCCTTATGATAGGACTTTGTTCAGGTTACTTCAGGGGGACGATGGACGAGCTGCTTATGGGCTTTACAGACGTTGTCCTGATAATCCCGAAGATCCCTCTGATCATAATCATAGGTGCTTTCCTTCACCCAAGCATCTGGACCCTTATCCTTGTCCTGGGGCTTCTTTCCTGGGAGTCCATTGCAAGAGTCGTACGCTCAAAAACCCTTCAGATAAGGGAAGCAGGTTATGTTAAAAGTGCCCAGTGCATGGGATTTTCCTCATTTCACATCATGGCCTCGGACATATTCCCGAACCTCATCCATGTCCTGCTACCCAAGTTCATGCTGGCAACGGCTTCGGCAATGATTTCCGAAGCCTCACTTTCCTTTCTGGGACTTGGTGACATAAACATGAAAAGCTGGGGAATAATGCTTTCCTTTGCCTTTTCCCGGGGCGGTTTTATCAGGGACATGTGGTGGTGGTACATACCTCCTGGGGTCTGCATTACGCTCTGTGTAATGTCCATTGCACTGATAGGGTTCGGGTTCGAAGGAAAGGATGAGAACGGAAAAAGAGGAGTAGATGCGGAATGA
- a CDS encoding geranylgeranyl reductase family protein, with protein MYDVIIIGGGPSGASAGRRAGKLGLKTLLLEKTKFPRYKPCGGGLSEHALSYLDFELPQDIVEWEITGANVVFRDQSIEVHRDHCLSILVSRDKFDNFLLEKAKETGIEVHTGEKALCCREMPDCVEVDTKEGTYRAKFAIIAEGAHGVVKTCVRPTDNREEYGICVVTEVPAEEREIEERLGKTVELHFGVAGGGYGWIFPHRTYYSVGIGGVIKDFPHPKESMLEFLKKNGFSGEYKFHGHKIPWGGIKRKVVGSRVLLSGDAAGYVDSFLGEGLAYAICSGQFAADVIAGFCLQGKSLKDLSRYEALCQAEFGTHLKYSLIFSRIMHRFPDRAFKIFTSGDKMINKYLEVVDFTIDYKDYLHWVLLNFKLK; from the coding sequence ATGTATGACGTAATTATCATAGGTGGTGGTCCTTCCGGAGCCTCGGCCGGAAGAAGGGCAGGAAAACTTGGGCTGAAGACACTGCTGCTTGAGAAAACGAAATTCCCCAGATATAAGCCCTGCGGCGGAGGACTCTCAGAGCATGCGTTGTCTTATCTTGATTTCGAACTCCCTCAGGATATTGTTGAGTGGGAAATCACAGGGGCAAATGTGGTTTTCAGGGATCAGTCAATTGAAGTACATAGAGACCATTGTCTGTCTATACTTGTCTCCAGGGATAAGTTTGATAATTTCCTTCTTGAAAAGGCAAAAGAAACAGGAATTGAAGTCCATACCGGAGAAAAGGCTCTTTGCTGCAGGGAAATGCCTGACTGCGTTGAAGTGGATACCAAGGAGGGTACATACCGGGCAAAATTTGCGATAATCGCAGAAGGCGCCCATGGGGTTGTCAAAACCTGTGTGCGGCCCACAGATAATAGAGAAGAGTATGGAATCTGTGTTGTCACCGAAGTTCCTGCGGAAGAAAGAGAAATTGAAGAGCGTCTGGGAAAAACCGTAGAGCTACACTTTGGCGTCGCTGGAGGGGGATATGGCTGGATCTTTCCTCACAGAACCTATTATTCTGTCGGTATTGGAGGGGTTATCAAGGATTTCCCGCATCCCAAAGAATCCATGCTCGAGTTCCTGAAGAAAAATGGCTTTTCCGGAGAATATAAATTTCATGGGCATAAAATTCCCTGGGGAGGGATTAAGCGGAAAGTCGTGGGTTCAAGGGTCCTTCTAAGCGGAGATGCTGCTGGATATGTAGATTCTTTCTTAGGTGAGGGGCTTGCCTATGCAATCTGTTCAGGACAGTTTGCGGCTGATGTAATCGCAGGATTTTGCTTGCAAGGTAAAAGCCTTAAAGATCTGAGCAGATATGAGGCTCTCTGCCAGGCAGAGTTTGGGACTCATCTCAAGTATTCACTTATATTTTCCAGGATAATGCACCGTTTTCCTGACCGGGCATTTAAGATCTTCACGTCAGGTGATAAAATGATCAATAAGTATCTTGAGGTTGTGGATTTCACAATTGACTATAAGGATTACCTGCACTGGGTTCTCCTGAATTTCAAACTTAAGTGA
- a CDS encoding DUF116 domain-containing protein, giving the protein MYNIIGKVLFFFIVASLLLSGIALFASRRSLTGNIYLAGFFANVLDFFYLPLRQLFLKFSDIRILDKWMASLKNLAYKSNFAKTKKRILLAPHCMRSLDCPAYSTQTGIQCKSCGKCVFTQLKKDAEKYGYKLFIVTGSSFVKNILKMEAADGVLMIACDYEINKVMRALKGKNVVSYGIPMERDGCFDTEVDYQKVLNVFETFKD; this is encoded by the coding sequence ATGTATAATATCATCGGGAAGGTTCTCTTCTTTTTTATAGTTGCCTCCCTTCTTCTTTCTGGTATAGCTCTGTTTGCCAGCAGACGAAGTCTGACGGGAAACATTTACCTTGCAGGTTTTTTTGCAAATGTGCTTGATTTCTTTTATTTGCCTTTAAGACAACTTTTCCTTAAATTTTCCGATATACGAATTCTGGATAAGTGGATGGCATCTCTGAAAAACCTAGCCTATAAGTCTAATTTTGCAAAAACAAAAAAGAGGATTCTTCTGGCTCCACACTGCATGCGGAGTCTTGACTGCCCGGCTTATTCTACTCAGACAGGGATACAGTGTAAATCCTGCGGGAAATGCGTCTTTACTCAACTGAAAAAAGACGCTGAGAAATATGGGTATAAATTGTTCATTGTTACAGGTTCCTCCTTTGTAAAGAATATCCTTAAAATGGAAGCTGCCGACGGTGTCCTTATGATTGCCTGCGATTACGAAATCAACAAGGTAATGCGTGCCCTCAAAGGAAAAAACGTTGTAAGCTACGGTATTCCTATGGAAAGGGACGGCTGCTTCGATACGGAGGTGGATTACCAGAAGGTTTTGAATGTTTTTGAAACTTTTAAGGATTAA